The Calditrichota bacterium genome has a window encoding:
- a CDS encoding proprotein convertase P-domain-containing protein, with protein sequence MIITRPIQPAESTIPLILRKTNVAFILLVLVFGFALAKTSVEPRKHAGRTLPRQQHVRTPHVSLDSLYTATGLPMPIQDFDTTVAVIEIPESYNVEDVDVGVTLEHTWVRDLAIWLERDSTYDDSVFDHQDSTIQSIDTVTHDTTYQYFNVYRDTTIDSVARVLLLDLFPADNIVNMTGTWFDDQALTSIYDGLPPFTGGFQPLRNIDTVFAGHDAQGQWRLVVYDRFAGDVGQLLDFSLEINGAPAITGTVSNSVTASPIANATVFLIDTSIVDTTGADTIGRTTTNADGEYVLSRIADGTYRMAARATNYLDAIVDGVTVMEGQTTTQNLQMVPTLTFTDVTYFGRAVTIPDAAAGRAEVDLEVTGIDSTILDLDVTVNITHTFMSDLIISLAHPNGDTITLYNPPGGVELGADMVNCRFDDQAATPIGSGMGPYTGSFVPEQPLSTFNGLAANGTWSLHVEDFLELDSGQVNNYTLHFQTPLLDADDRGIGLPQAFKLHPAYPNPFNSTVNLSLDVLREQTVTLEVFDITGRLVETLHSGKLTAGSHKFFWTANRVSSGMYFVRARTTDLKQTVKIVLLK encoded by the coding sequence TTGATTATTACAAGGCCGATTCAGCCGGCCGAGTCTACTATTCCATTGATCTTACGAAAGACTAACGTCGCTTTCATCTTGCTGGTGTTGGTGTTCGGATTCGCATTGGCAAAAACCAGTGTCGAGCCGCGCAAACACGCCGGTCGCACTTTGCCGCGTCAACAACACGTGAGGACGCCGCACGTCTCGCTTGACAGTCTTTACACGGCAACGGGATTGCCCATGCCGATCCAAGACTTCGACACGACAGTGGCAGTCATCGAGATTCCCGAATCTTACAACGTTGAAGACGTGGACGTGGGCGTGACGCTTGAGCACACGTGGGTTCGCGATTTGGCCATTTGGCTTGAGCGCGATTCGACGTATGACGACTCAGTCTTTGATCATCAGGATTCGACGATACAAAGTATCGACACGGTAACTCACGATACGACGTACCAGTATTTCAACGTCTATCGCGATACGACGATCGATTCCGTGGCGCGTGTCTTGCTTTTGGATCTGTTTCCCGCCGACAATATCGTCAACATGACGGGAACGTGGTTCGACGATCAGGCACTCACGTCTATATATGACGGACTTCCGCCGTTCACGGGCGGATTTCAGCCGCTGCGAAATATCGACACTGTTTTTGCCGGACATGACGCGCAAGGTCAGTGGCGGCTGGTAGTCTATGACCGTTTTGCCGGAGACGTCGGGCAGCTTTTGGATTTCAGCTTGGAAATCAACGGCGCGCCCGCGATTACCGGAACGGTGTCGAACTCCGTCACCGCCAGTCCAATTGCCAACGCGACGGTCTTTCTCATTGACACATCCATTGTCGACACGACCGGAGCCGACACGATTGGCCGGACGACAACGAATGCCGACGGTGAATATGTCTTATCCCGTATTGCGGACGGCACGTACCGGATGGCGGCGCGGGCGACGAATTACCTTGACGCAATCGTCGACGGAGTAACGGTGATGGAAGGTCAGACAACCACGCAGAACCTGCAGATGGTTCCGACCTTGACGTTCACGGATGTTACATATTTTGGACGAGCCGTGACGATTCCGGATGCGGCCGCGGGGCGTGCAGAAGTCGATCTCGAAGTAACCGGAATTGACTCGACGATTCTCGACCTTGACGTAACGGTGAACATCACTCACACGTTTATGTCGGATTTGATTATTTCTCTGGCTCATCCGAACGGAGATACGATCACACTCTATAATCCGCCGGGCGGCGTAGAGCTTGGAGCGGATATGGTGAACTGCCGTTTTGACGATCAAGCGGCGACGCCGATCGGGAGCGGCATGGGACCTTATACCGGTTCGTTTGTGCCGGAGCAGCCTCTATCGACGTTCAACGGCCTCGCCGCGAACGGCACGTGGAGCTTGCACGTCGAAGACTTTTTGGAGTTGGATTCAGGTCAAGTGAACAACTACACCCTGCATTTCCAAACTCCGTTGCTCGACGCCGACGACCGCGGGATTGGTTTGCCGCAAGCCTTCAAGCTGCATCCGGCTTACCCCAATCCGTTCAACTCGACAGTGAATCTGTCGCTGGACGTTCTGCGCGAACAAACCGTGACTCTGGAAGTTTTCGATATTACCGGACGGTTGGTGGAGACTTTGCACAGCGGCAAATTAACCGCGGGAAGTCATAAATTTTTCTGGACGGCTAACCGCGTGTCCAGCGGCATGTATTTCGTGCGCGCGCGGACGACCGACTTGAAACAAACCGTCAAGATCGTTTTACTGAAATAA
- a CDS encoding GNAT family N-acetyltransferase → MPRGTVLNPMIVSTATTADLAQLLELVAEYQADGEEYEAHPDDVNQEYLKEILDNDRLGSIFIGRTSSGIPVGFLLMYLTPSTLEADRVPTILDLFVRPSQREKGFGRQLFDHAIRWATKAKYSHIDCTVENMNMVAQYLFDYYKADSAGRVYYSIDLTKD, encoded by the coding sequence GTGCCGCGGGGCACCGTCCTCAATCCGATGATTGTCAGCACCGCGACGACTGCGGACCTTGCCCAGCTGCTCGAGCTGGTCGCCGAATATCAAGCCGATGGCGAAGAATACGAAGCTCATCCTGATGATGTCAATCAGGAATATTTGAAGGAGATTTTGGACAACGACCGATTGGGTTCAATCTTTATCGGTCGCACATCGAGTGGAATTCCCGTAGGATTTCTACTCATGTACCTAACTCCATCCACGTTGGAAGCAGATCGCGTCCCGACGATTCTGGATCTGTTTGTCAGACCAAGTCAGCGCGAAAAAGGCTTCGGGCGTCAGCTCTTCGACCATGCGATCCGCTGGGCGACAAAGGCAAAGTACTCGCACATTGACTGCACCGTGGAAAACATGAACATGGTGGCGCAGTACCTCTTTGATTATTACAAGGCCGATTCAGCCGGCCGAGTCTACTATTCCATTGATCTTACGAAAGACTAA
- a CDS encoding T9SS type A sorting domain-containing protein has translation MKTLGLFFFSAIFAVTTVFAQNPCYPNGCRTQTQGGWGADCHGNNNGCLRDANFATAFPTGLTIGGTYTIHFSTSAAVNAFLPAGGTPNALTASYNNPTSTTAGVFAGQVAALALSLGFSEIGVSGFCDLGSLYYFDVDDSDDPFVGMTVNELFALANQVLGGDLSGLPFGATVSDLNDVIDHINQNFDDGTQDLGHLDCDVQLAAELTSFVATGQSGSIELTWSTASEHNIERFEIERTTSADWHVVGSVVGQGDSPVGHDYVYTDNSVSAGETYTYRLVDISRDGSRTVMNRIVTVEAGTASVLPTQYALMQNYPNPFNPSTQITFSLPEASDVSLVVFDALGRQVATIANASLGAGLHTMIFDASNLSAGLYFYQLKAGDYSAVRKMMLIK, from the coding sequence ATGAAAACACTTGGACTTTTTTTCTTTTCGGCGATATTTGCTGTCACGACTGTTTTTGCTCAGAACCCATGTTATCCGAATGGCTGCCGCACGCAAACTCAAGGCGGGTGGGGAGCGGATTGCCACGGCAACAACAACGGCTGCCTGCGCGACGCGAATTTTGCAACGGCATTTCCAACCGGATTGACCATCGGCGGAACCTACACAATCCACTTTTCGACCTCCGCGGCAGTTAACGCGTTTCTTCCGGCGGGCGGAACACCGAATGCGCTGACAGCAAGCTACAACAATCCGACGTCTACGACCGCCGGTGTGTTTGCGGGCCAAGTCGCGGCGCTCGCGCTTTCGCTTGGATTCTCGGAAATTGGCGTCAGCGGTTTTTGCGATCTTGGGTCTTTGTATTACTTTGACGTCGACGATTCCGACGATCCTTTCGTCGGCATGACGGTCAACGAACTTTTCGCGCTTGCCAATCAAGTTCTCGGCGGCGACTTGTCGGGCCTTCCGTTTGGCGCGACGGTGTCGGACCTGAACGACGTGATCGACCATATCAATCAGAACTTCGACGATGGAACGCAAGACCTCGGCCATCTCGACTGCGACGTTCAGTTGGCTGCTGAATTGACGTCCTTCGTCGCGACAGGGCAAAGTGGTTCTATCGAACTGACTTGGAGCACCGCGTCCGAACACAACATTGAACGCTTTGAGATCGAACGCACGACGTCTGCCGATTGGCATGTTGTCGGAAGCGTGGTCGGTCAAGGTGACAGCCCGGTCGGACACGACTATGTGTACACGGACAACTCCGTTTCCGCGGGCGAAACCTACACCTACCGCTTGGTTGATATTTCGCGCGACGGCAGCCGTACGGTGATGAATCGCATCGTAACAGTGGAAGCGGGAACAGCGTCCGTTCTGCCGACTCAATATGCTTTGATGCAGAACTATCCGAATCCGTTTAACCCCAGCACACAAATAACCTTCTCGTTGCCTGAGGCTTCGGATGTTTCGCTGGTTGTGTTTGACGCACTGGGTCGCCAAGTTGCGACGATTGCGAATGCTTCGCTCGGGGCAGGCTTGCACACCATGATTTTTGATGCGTCAAACCTCTCCGCCGGACTGTATTTCTATCAGCTCAAGGCCGGCGATTACTCCGCCGTTCGCAAGATGATGCTGATAAAATAA
- a CDS encoding glycosyltransferase, whose product MILSILIYAIFVGCSLAALILLGYKPRTEINHVFEQYRRSAALRRTVTAWFFVLGLVFVVVQTLRWPFFKYVFYQLVHLASHHSSIWEPIHAIGLFVLVVAEMLVMTHWFIYVFYSWRATHKYRLPPTLPLGENSPEILVMIACCDEDPEILERSLGTVTKLDYPNYRAYMIENSRTKENKAACTAVAERLGVEVLHIPNRGHKAGALNDALPHLKRSAKYIAVFDVDHEIKPETLRELAPLLEQDSGLAFVQTPQLYANAEETWTTRAAAMQEMLLYDSVLEAKGASEQALCCGSNFLMRIDALESVGGWDEQTVSEDLMTSFWLHKKGWRSLYHRKTYAVGIGPSTVYGYWKQQQRWATGNTSVAKIVWKNMWSKERAPFRMSINYLWSSGYYFITLALGYLATVPMLLLLFVRFGMGGAEWYLQHAMRPIDYVYLSVYPLYVAVALFPYVHMRLRGYAIRNLVLLQGLLANTVPVYVASVLRGLWRDEKFFQIAPKKAMNLHRAFWKTPQSYIFAALVVVGGLLFHMTRTENVATFVYILLFWTFVYTLSFAHFFIFTLESRRVVAQERAEALARINHDQAQPARS is encoded by the coding sequence ATGATTCTTTCGATCCTAATTTATGCGATATTCGTGGGCTGCTCGCTGGCAGCTCTGATTTTGCTGGGCTACAAACCCCGCACAGAGATTAACCACGTCTTCGAACAATACCGCCGGTCCGCTGCACTGCGGCGCACGGTGACGGCTTGGTTCTTTGTACTCGGATTGGTTTTTGTTGTTGTGCAGACTCTCCGATGGCCGTTCTTCAAGTACGTTTTCTATCAACTTGTGCATCTTGCTTCGCATCATTCGTCAATTTGGGAGCCGATTCACGCAATCGGCTTGTTTGTGTTGGTGGTCGCGGAAATGCTGGTGATGACGCATTGGTTTATTTATGTGTTCTATAGCTGGCGCGCGACACACAAATACAGGCTGCCGCCCACGCTGCCACTCGGCGAGAACTCACCGGAAATTCTCGTGATGATCGCGTGCTGCGACGAGGACCCCGAAATTCTCGAACGGAGTTTGGGCACGGTCACAAAACTCGACTATCCGAATTACCGCGCGTATATGATTGAGAACTCGCGCACCAAAGAGAACAAGGCCGCGTGTACGGCGGTGGCGGAACGACTCGGCGTCGAGGTTTTGCATATCCCCAATCGCGGACACAAAGCCGGTGCGCTGAATGACGCGCTGCCGCACCTTAAACGCAGCGCGAAGTACATCGCCGTGTTTGACGTCGACCACGAAATCAAGCCTGAAACTTTGCGGGAACTGGCGCCGCTGCTGGAGCAAGACTCCGGGTTGGCGTTCGTGCAAACGCCGCAGCTTTATGCGAATGCAGAAGAGACGTGGACGACACGCGCGGCAGCGATGCAGGAAATGCTGCTGTATGATTCGGTCTTGGAGGCGAAAGGCGCATCTGAACAAGCTCTGTGCTGCGGTTCAAATTTTCTGATGCGCATCGATGCCTTGGAAAGCGTCGGAGGTTGGGACGAGCAGACTGTGTCGGAAGATCTGATGACGTCGTTTTGGCTGCACAAAAAAGGCTGGAGGTCGTTGTATCACCGTAAGACCTACGCCGTCGGTATCGGGCCAAGCACGGTGTACGGATACTGGAAGCAGCAGCAGCGCTGGGCAACGGGAAATACCTCGGTCGCGAAGATTGTCTGGAAGAACATGTGGAGCAAGGAACGCGCACCGTTCCGCATGAGTATCAATTACCTTTGGTCGAGCGGCTACTACTTCATTACGCTTGCGTTGGGATATCTGGCTACCGTTCCGATGCTGCTTCTGTTGTTTGTCCGGTTCGGAATGGGCGGAGCAGAATGGTACTTGCAGCATGCGATGCGCCCGATCGATTATGTTTATCTGTCGGTTTATCCTCTTTATGTTGCCGTGGCGCTGTTTCCGTATGTGCATATGCGGCTGCGCGGATATGCGATTCGCAATCTCGTGCTGCTGCAGGGACTCTTGGCCAATACGGTTCCTGTTTACGTCGCGTCGGTGCTGCGCGGATTGTGGAGAGATGAGAAGTTTTTCCAAATTGCGCCAAAGAAGGCTATGAATCTGCACCGAGCCTTTTGGAAAACTCCGCAGAGCTATATTTTTGCCGCGCTGGTCGTCGTGGGCGGCTTGCTGTTTCATATGACGCGGACGGAAAACGTCGCGACGTTTGTTTACATACTCTTGTTCTGGACGTTTGTCTACACATTGTCTTTCGCTCATTTCTTTATCTTTACGCTGGAAAGCCGGCGCGTGGTTGCTCAAGAACGCGCCGAGGCGTTAGCTCGCATCAATCATGACCAAGCGCAACCGGCACGAAGCTAA
- a CDS encoding choice-of-anchor J domain-containing protein — translation MQKFAKLFVLALCLIVVGTAFAGKVKGPDARLVVKNGAVIDVTGSNSNYELPAVGSRRAGTLDEIVLSENFDAIPVGSLPAGWVQIDVDGGQNTVETIWPIDFSQWLVFDGSTVAPAIPGHSGTKFACNIYNVPASANDDYLVLPQQNLTGDITLTFWAASASSSWLESFEVKVSTTDTQPASFSNLIGTQHLNIPATWTQYTFDLSAYAGSPFYVAIHHISNDKLLILVDDVVLEAGEAGPTGFVVGMVEDSETSSPLQGVMVAGGGHSTTTDGTGAYTLEANVGMQDITFSLTGYETYVEQDVNVTDGGTTTLDVMLTALPASNDNCDSPTMLELGDTGYSTLEATIDASIAALPASCNEGFGVAFGPDIWFNFIAPTTGEASFSLCGQADYDTRMAIYTNGTSEVADCPTTNDDFYGCNDDGVDENGVDCLDFTSRLVVDVVEGQSYLLRVGGYGTESGTGTLTVTVAGSAVDDGVEGVPTDFAFQGAFPNPFNPSTQLKFDVPVTADVSLKIYNSLGQEVATLVNGLMNAGSYTVEFAANDLPSGLYFAQLHSGSFTSTQKLVLMK, via the coding sequence ATGCAAAAATTTGCAAAATTGTTTGTTTTAGCTTTGTGTCTGATTGTCGTCGGGACGGCATTCGCGGGCAAGGTGAAGGGACCTGACGCGAGATTGGTTGTCAAGAACGGCGCGGTGATTGACGTCACCGGTTCCAATTCGAATTACGAACTTCCGGCAGTTGGTTCACGCCGTGCGGGCACGCTCGATGAAATCGTGCTGTCCGAGAATTTTGATGCGATTCCAGTCGGTTCGCTTCCCGCAGGCTGGGTTCAAATCGACGTGGACGGCGGTCAAAACACCGTTGAAACAATTTGGCCGATTGACTTTTCTCAATGGCTGGTCTTCGACGGCTCGACGGTCGCTCCGGCGATTCCGGGTCACTCGGGAACGAAGTTCGCCTGCAACATCTACAACGTACCTGCGAGCGCCAACGACGATTATCTGGTTCTTCCGCAGCAAAATCTCACGGGCGACATCACTCTGACGTTTTGGGCGGCTTCGGCAAGCTCGAGCTGGCTTGAGTCGTTCGAAGTGAAGGTCTCCACGACCGACACTCAACCGGCCAGCTTCTCGAACCTGATCGGTACGCAGCACCTGAATATTCCGGCGACTTGGACGCAGTATACGTTTGATCTTTCCGCCTACGCGGGATCGCCTTTCTATGTTGCGATCCACCACATTTCCAATGACAAGCTCTTGATCCTCGTCGACGACGTGGTGCTCGAAGCCGGTGAAGCCGGCCCGACGGGTTTTGTCGTAGGAATGGTTGAAGACAGTGAAACCAGCTCGCCGCTTCAGGGTGTCATGGTTGCCGGCGGCGGCCACAGCACGACGACGGACGGCACCGGTGCCTATACTTTGGAAGCCAACGTCGGCATGCAGGACATCACGTTCTCGCTGACCGGTTATGAAACCTATGTCGAGCAGGACGTGAACGTCACGGACGGCGGCACGACGACGCTGGACGTCATGTTGACGGCATTGCCCGCAAGCAACGACAATTGCGATTCGCCGACGATGCTTGAACTTGGCGACACGGGTTACAGCACGTTGGAAGCGACCATTGATGCGTCTATCGCCGCACTGCCCGCTTCCTGCAACGAAGGATTCGGCGTCGCATTCGGCCCGGACATTTGGTTCAACTTTATTGCTCCGACGACCGGTGAAGCATCGTTCTCCCTGTGTGGTCAGGCTGACTATGACACGCGCATGGCCATCTACACGAATGGAACCTCTGAGGTCGCCGATTGCCCCACGACTAACGACGACTTCTATGGCTGCAACGACGACGGCGTCGACGAAAATGGAGTAGATTGCTTGGATTTCACGTCGCGCCTTGTCGTCGACGTGGTTGAAGGTCAATCCTATCTGCTGCGCGTCGGTGGCTATGGCACGGAAAGCGGCACGGGCACGTTGACGGTTACCGTTGCGGGTTCGGCCGTGGATGACGGCGTCGAGGGTGTTCCTACGGACTTCGCGTTCCAAGGCGCCTTCCCGAATCCGTTCAACCCGAGTACGCAGTTGAAGTTTGACGTTCCCGTGACTGCCGACGTCTCGCTGAAGATTTACAACTCGCTGGGTCAGGAAGTGGCCACGCTGGTGAACGGCTTGATGAATGCGGGTTCGTACACGGTTGAGTTCGCGGCCAATGATCTGCCGTCAGGACTCTACTTCGCGCAGCTTCATTCCGGCAGCTTCACATCGACGCAAAAGCTCGTGCTAATGAAGTAA
- a CDS encoding glycosyltransferase family 39 protein: MLRSEAERSRWIWFILLAGFALRMYGLGQESLWLDEIMTAVRVHESVHDILFGWDSGNQGPIYFLWTKAWALLAGTSEFSLRFWSAIWGTLTIQLVYVLARQFFSGTGSILAALFFAVHPFAIYYSQEARPYALFLFLAVAAFILLFSLMRQFRWLSAISFVLVSAMTFYTHPYGVFVILSEVILYYSFKGTGKFRGAARYPRPYFITFIILFLLCAPGAIQHAIALADKMSGLTATSWLEKPGLYKLLTTPAKYFMNAQIGAVVILLTSVLAVLRFYSETRLRPGFRFLLILAISFWLVPWLIAVTVSPIYDLRYTIPGLLVVIFLMATASASLQALPRQLFVAVVLGLTMYPLWNYYTKTDKDPWRETGEYLSARLEAADVVIPYPPFTNEAVQYYLLPHLRDQVIRVDSVQALVPILNSTNRFWVVESYSPLAQHYLDMLPVIETTGRNVRTVNITDMLDVDPNAFWVCPIRVSLRENFILHEQFGPVPADTASHAAE; the protein is encoded by the coding sequence ATGCTGAGATCTGAGGCGGAACGCTCGCGCTGGATCTGGTTCATTTTGCTGGCCGGATTTGCGTTGAGAATGTATGGGCTCGGCCAAGAGAGCTTGTGGCTTGATGAAATCATGACCGCGGTCCGAGTGCACGAATCCGTTCATGACATTCTGTTCGGCTGGGATTCCGGGAATCAAGGTCCAATCTACTTCTTGTGGACCAAAGCGTGGGCGCTGTTGGCCGGTACGAGTGAGTTTTCACTAAGATTCTGGTCCGCGATTTGGGGTACTCTGACGATTCAACTGGTCTACGTACTCGCTCGACAGTTTTTCAGCGGTACAGGCTCGATTCTGGCCGCGCTGTTTTTTGCGGTGCACCCGTTCGCCATCTATTACTCGCAGGAAGCGCGTCCCTACGCGCTCTTCTTGTTTTTGGCCGTGGCGGCGTTCATCCTGCTGTTTTCGCTGATGAGGCAATTTCGCTGGCTGTCCGCGATTTCGTTTGTACTCGTTTCCGCAATGACTTTCTATACACACCCTTACGGCGTGTTTGTCATTCTCAGCGAAGTCATACTCTATTATTCGTTCAAGGGAACCGGAAAGTTTCGCGGCGCGGCACGCTATCCGCGTCCGTATTTCATCACGTTTATCATCCTGTTTCTGCTGTGCGCTCCGGGAGCAATTCAACACGCGATCGCGCTTGCGGACAAGATGTCAGGATTAACCGCGACGTCATGGTTGGAAAAGCCCGGCTTGTACAAACTTCTGACCACGCCCGCGAAGTATTTCATGAATGCGCAAATCGGCGCAGTTGTGATTCTGCTCACGTCCGTGCTGGCCGTGCTTAGATTTTACAGCGAAACCAGATTGCGTCCGGGATTCAGGTTTTTGCTGATTCTTGCAATATCGTTTTGGCTGGTTCCGTGGCTGATTGCTGTGACGGTTTCTCCGATTTACGATTTGCGCTACACAATTCCTGGTTTGCTGGTTGTTATCTTTCTGATGGCAACGGCTTCGGCGAGCTTGCAAGCCCTCCCCCGGCAACTCTTTGTGGCCGTCGTACTGGGATTGACCATGTATCCGCTTTGGAATTACTACACAAAGACGGACAAAGATCCGTGGCGCGAAACCGGAGAGTATCTGAGCGCGCGGCTTGAAGCGGCGGACGTCGTCATTCCGTATCCGCCGTTTACCAACGAGGCCGTTCAATATTACTTGCTTCCGCATTTGCGCGATCAAGTGATTCGCGTCGATTCGGTGCAGGCCCTCGTTCCCATCCTCAACAGCACGAACCGGTTTTGGGTTGTAGAATCCTATTCTCCGCTCGCGCAGCACTATTTGGATATGCTTCCGGTTATCGAGACTACCGGACGGAATGTGCGCACGGTGAATATCACTGATATGCTGGACGTCGACCCGAACGCGTTCTGGGTATGCCCAATCAGGGTTTCGCTGCGCGAGAACTTCATTCTCCACGAGCAATTCGGACCGGTGCCCGCTGACACGGCTTCACACGCTGCCGAATGA
- a CDS encoding tetratricopeptide repeat protein: MTKRNRHEAKSAPAPEPRQRAGSGLVFSVRAVAIGTLLLSVLAMFKPELRLWAVHQLAFLPIALSCMLLLFAALLLSPFGVKIVSLNLLNRVKLPPVGWAAVSFALFMLLSVYGNLLGDGQLAIARLAHLGEMLETGQNIPPGRLFSQKEPGTMLLHEGVFRVAMQVAGPDIQTAPGKSVQDARVERQFAYREIAAWCYRILSSLAGMLLVLLLIQFVRAHGDVDPSVFWLMLLTSGAWLMFFGYVENYAWVSLAMVAFLIAGLKSIESPGKIPFVPIVVFGIAVAMHYLAVVLFPALVYVLWTMHFEQRESAAQNLSAQSKRLKLLIAILGAIGLAGYVYVKGWNGWISVLPLLPQWVSDGYAMLSIKHAVDLFNLMMWAVIAGAFALFFSKRLSGSIKRNNQENFLSIAAGASALFAVVFSPNLGMARDWDIVSAALWPAVFYAAWRTSQLEFDSDSSAKLRASLLSLVILILVPAVLVQSQQHTAIARYRNLLVLDHSRSAYGWENLALYYQRTGELDKRIDAWEHAVAAERNPRYLFNLADAYKLADRMDAADTTAIAAAKVNKEYAGNLFFFAVAQARRNKLDRARVLVNTALELDSTLAYGESMKWWAEKAFEVDSIAKTGDLETARKLLSYYAQVDSTNSYWRDYEMRLGE; the protein is encoded by the coding sequence ATGACCAAGCGCAACCGGCACGAAGCTAAGTCAGCACCTGCGCCGGAGCCGCGGCAACGTGCGGGCTCAGGATTAGTGTTTTCCGTGCGCGCTGTCGCGATTGGGACGCTGCTGTTATCGGTTTTGGCGATGTTCAAACCCGAGTTGAGATTGTGGGCCGTGCATCAGTTGGCATTTTTGCCGATTGCGTTATCGTGTATGCTGCTGCTCTTCGCCGCGCTGCTGCTGTCGCCGTTCGGAGTGAAGATCGTTTCACTGAATTTGTTAAACAGAGTAAAGCTGCCGCCTGTAGGTTGGGCGGCAGTTTCTTTTGCTCTGTTTATGCTGCTGAGTGTGTACGGAAATCTTCTGGGTGACGGCCAGCTTGCGATTGCGAGGCTCGCGCATTTGGGTGAGATGCTCGAAACCGGGCAAAACATTCCGCCGGGAAGACTTTTTTCGCAAAAGGAACCGGGCACGATGCTCTTGCATGAAGGAGTGTTTCGCGTCGCCATGCAAGTCGCGGGGCCGGACATCCAGACTGCGCCGGGAAAATCAGTTCAGGATGCGCGGGTTGAACGGCAATTCGCATATCGCGAGATTGCGGCATGGTGCTACAGAATTTTATCGTCACTTGCCGGAATGCTGCTTGTCTTGTTGTTGATTCAGTTTGTGCGTGCGCATGGTGACGTCGATCCGAGTGTGTTTTGGCTGATGCTTTTGACGAGCGGCGCGTGGCTGATGTTCTTCGGTTACGTAGAAAACTACGCGTGGGTGTCACTGGCGATGGTTGCGTTCTTGATTGCCGGTCTGAAGTCCATCGAATCGCCCGGCAAGATTCCGTTCGTGCCGATTGTTGTTTTTGGTATTGCGGTAGCGATGCATTACCTTGCGGTGGTCCTGTTTCCCGCACTTGTGTACGTTTTGTGGACGATGCATTTTGAACAGCGGGAGTCGGCAGCACAAAATTTGTCTGCGCAGTCGAAGCGGCTCAAGCTGCTCATAGCGATTTTGGGGGCCATCGGTTTGGCGGGATATGTTTATGTGAAAGGCTGGAACGGGTGGATCAGCGTACTGCCGCTGCTGCCGCAATGGGTGAGTGACGGATATGCAATGCTGAGCATTAAGCACGCCGTCGATTTGTTCAATCTCATGATGTGGGCCGTGATCGCCGGCGCATTCGCGCTGTTCTTTTCGAAAAGACTGTCGGGTTCCATCAAGCGCAACAACCAAGAGAACTTTTTGTCTATCGCGGCGGGCGCGAGCGCGCTGTTTGCCGTCGTCTTCAGCCCGAATCTCGGCATGGCGCGTGATTGGGACATCGTCAGCGCGGCTTTGTGGCCTGCCGTGTTTTATGCCGCATGGCGAACATCGCAGCTTGAATTTGATTCCGACTCGTCAGCCAAGTTACGCGCGAGCTTGCTCTCTTTAGTCATTTTGATTCTTGTACCGGCCGTGTTGGTGCAGTCGCAACAACACACGGCGATTGCGCGCTACCGGAACTTGTTGGTTTTGGATCACTCGCGTTCGGCTTACGGATGGGAGAACCTCGCATTGTATTATCAGCGAACCGGAGAATTGGACAAACGAATCGACGCGTGGGAACATGCGGTCGCGGCAGAGCGCAATCCGCGTTATCTGTTCAATCTTGCCGATGCCTATAAACTCGCGGATCGCATGGACGCCGCGGACACCACTGCGATTGCGGCGGCGAAAGTGAACAAGGAGTATGCGGGCAATCTGTTCTTTTTCGCGGTTGCGCAAGCGAGACGGAACAAACTTGACCGAGCCCGCGTGCTTGTGAACACCGCGCTCGAACTGGATTCGACCCTCGCATACGGTGAATCCATGAAGTGGTGGGCCGAGAAGGCTTTTGAAGTGGATTCCATTGCGAAGACGGGAGATTTGGAGACTGCGCGAAAATTGCTTTCCTATTACGCACAAGTGGATTCGACGAACTCCTATTGGCGGGACTACGAGATGAGACTTGGAGAGTAG